The following DNA comes from Bombus terrestris chromosome 2, iyBomTerr1.2, whole genome shotgun sequence.
TTTAAAATGGGATACTGTTGATCGCCGattgcgatcgatcgatcgatcgatcgtttcacgGTGCAGCGCATTTAAATCGCTGGATTCGAGGTCGTCTGGTCTGTGAGCGCAGGTCTGCAATCCGGATAGGCTCGCACGGTGCAGCGACGCCGAACGTCTAAAATTCACCTCCTGCCCCGCTATCGCTTTCGATTAATGCGTTGCTCATCACCGGCATTAGTCACCTCGAAGGCGGTCGATTCCTGTCCGAGCGTATTTTGCGCGTTGATGCCAAGGTTGTCCGGTTCTTCCGtcgacgataaaaaaaaaaaaaaaaatagtagcaTACCTCGATCGAAAATGCGATCACAGATCGCACGAAATTAACGTCTCGTGGCTGATCCAGTTTCTCTGATACGACGGAAACAACGTACCGCGGCCGATCTTGCGGTTTCATCGAAGCGCAAACAGTGCGCCATCATCCTCGAAATGATGTACATATAGGAAACCTAACCCGCTAGCGTACAACCTCTGATATTCGAGATTCTATCGACTCGAACAGTTCCTGCTATGTGTAGCTGAATTTGACAGCAGAGGATCGCAACGAGTGCGTGTAACTTTTTTCTAATGAGGCAAAGGTCATTTCCGGCCACATGGAAAGCGGAAACGCAGCGCGTGCTCGTCTGTATCCGGTGACTGCGTTGACTCCTATGCTACCTCGGTAGCACCGAACCTACGTACGTGCCTAAAAGTTGTTGCTACCTTTGTTTACTTATGTATGCAAAGCTTTTCTTGGAAATTAACGCTATCTTCACTTTTCTTGTTGCACGTACGATCAAGTTGAACGACACGTCTGATTACAGTGTCTGATAACAGGTGTATGTTGTGAAACATGATCGAGAGCTATGATCGCAGaacattttacatttcttctgaaattcatagaatatatattttcctCGCGGTTAAATACCATATGATTTCCACGAGAATCTATAGACATCCCTGTTTGACAGGATCAAAGGATAGAGCAAGAGGAGCCTCGTGTGTTCGCCAACTAATAGATATCGGCCGATTCACGTGGGAAGATAGTCACGTGGGTGAATTTCTCCAAAGGTCTTAGGTCAACCGTTTCGTACAAATCTACGAGTCTTCGCTTCAGTGGCTAACGCGACCACCAGATAATTACGGCTCTTATGACATCTGCTTTTGCGTAATATCGTGGATCGAAGTTCTTAACGATATCAAGGTATCTAAATAAACTCATGATTATTACTTCGAGTTACTCGATGCATTTGTTAGTCGAGGTTATCAACAATTTAAGAGCGAAATGATCGTGAAGTTCACACTTTCCTGTATTTCTAATAAAGTTCGCCTATAAACGTTACAAAATTGTATACcttttattacataaattaatattagtcGGCTTACAGTGGTGGCGATTAACGCAATTAGGAAGGATTATGATCGACAAGATCATCAAGACTCGTTGAAATACACGCGAGAGAGACGATACACGGAAATTTGCAACTAATTACTCGCGATCTAGCGATACGACTGCGGCATAAAGTGAAAGTGATTTCACGCATAGAATGAGAATACGTGACAAATTAACTATACTGAGATCTATCGATAGGCAACGACCACGCGAATATTATCGTCATAGCCACGGGgtagattaaatttttaaatagcaGTAgagtaaattttatttgtactgCGTGAAAGAACTTTGATTACGAAAAATATCTGATCGTTGATTCTCTTGAGACTGAAGTATATTTTCCGAGAGATTCTCAATTCGTTTTTTCTTGTCTACCGAATCTACAACCAGTTGCCTATTCAAGAATTTCCGCCATAAAACGCAATGAAAAATTCCTCTGCAATTATTGCGCCAAACATTATAGTATATTTTTTCGAGTAGCAATACCAGACAACTGAAAATTGCTCCACCAGCCAGAACCGATAAAATAGGTGCGATTCCATGCAAATTAACAGTAACGTTCCCTTTCTCGGGAGAATCTCCAATTACCAGAAACGTATTCTTCAATCTGGCCAGAACTCCGTTATCTTTGAATTGTTGTAAACTACAAATATTTAAGACAAGCGTTGGCATAACTTCAAGTAAAATTAATAACCATAAAAGTAacataaagatatatatttactaATAATTCACCACTCCTGTATATTGACCATGTTTCTGCAAAACTAGAGCCAAACTGTCGACCCTATCCGCATCGATAAACGAAGTTTCACACGGTATACTGATGGCGTTCTTTATCGCTTCGGTTATGTAGAATCCCACTTTTTCGTTACATACCTATGATAGTTAATTCTAAATTTGAACTATAGTTACTTTAAATTCAAAGCGAAAATTTATGAGAATGCAGGTGTTCGAAGATAGAGCATTGGACTTGGAGACAAACCTGTAGAAAGCCATCGTGAGCCGTCAAAGGCAAATCTTCCTTGTCCTTTATCAATTTCTTCACCTTCTCGAATAAACTGCTGTTAGCAGCCTGAAATTGTATCTGCTGTATTATTCGTTCGATGTTATTTCTTTATACAACCGTGTGCTACATATCTTACAATTATCATGTCGTAATCCGCACTGTTTCTGAATGTAATTAATTTGTACGACCCATAATTAGCGAACTCTTCCATAGTGGAGAAAGGCAAAGTAACCGTAGAAACTGTCAAAAAACTGGTCAGCGAGGCGGAGTAAGCGGATAGAATGATCAACGACGACAAGAAAATCGATAGGAAAGCCAATCTCATCGAGAACTTGGTTGGAAATTCTGAAAGAGAGAGGTTTCGTGCGAGAATATTCCACTTCGTATCTCTATGTTGCAATTACCTGACAATCCTTGCTGACAATAAATCCCCCAAACGTATATGTAATTATCCGCCAGAATTCTCATCACGATACGACCTCTCGTCTTCATGAGAGTCAAAAAGATTGGAGCGGTCACGATCACGAATATTATCATCGACCAGACGTCTGCTTTGAATGTCTGAAAACAGGAATTCATTATCGTGATGTCGACGGTCCGTGAAAATCGATGCGTGtcagataaatattaaaaaaaaaaagaaaaaaaaaagaaataatactcTATAACTAGCATCGATTCTCGTGTGGTAATCGCGCGCTAGAAGCGAAAGGATAAAATATCCGTTAAGAAAGTGAACCTTAAAGTAGGCGGACCATTGTATATATGTGCCATCAGGTTTTTTAAAGTATATTCTATTGCGAGACAAAATTAGCGGCAAGGTAAAGTCAACTACGTCCAGCCTATGATTAGTCATGCTGAACTCTGCGACGCCGAAGTCAGCTCTGTCCGACGCTACTTCGCCTACCACCCCTGTCCAGGTATTATCGTCCTTGTTCAAATCACCATATATCAGCATCGAGCTTGTCACTTCGATCTTGAAATTCATCGATTTACTCAGCTCTCTGATCAATCTGCCGAAGAAGTGCGAAAGAATTCCGTTCTTTATCTCGACGAACGGAGACTCCTTGAATTCGAATCAATCGtaattttcaaacaaaatataatgatTCTCTGGGACAATAAATATTCATTCGCGTTTGTCGTAACATTCACCTGGACGATCGATATACGCATCGTTTGCCCAAACGTGTTGTTTCTCCTCGCATACAAGGAACTTGTTGTCTTGAGCTTCAAACCTTGCCCAGTTTGCCAGGTAGCCAAGTTGAAGACTCTTGTTTGATTATCGCGTAACGCGTACCACTCTGTTAGGAGCGGCAGATCGTAACAGAGCACCAGCATCTCCGTGTTGAACATCAGATTGAACGGGTTTCCGACAGGATTTTGACAAATGTCTCGCATGGGATTTTCCCGATACGGTAGAAACATCAACAACCAAACGGATAAAGACATATCGATCTGTCTGGTGGCCGTCGAAAATTCATCCATCGTCTCCTTCGTAGCAAGAGCGACGACGTACAACGGGCGCGTCAAATAGTCTTGGAATTTTCTAGCCTCGCGTGACAGTTGAGAAAAACTTAGGATCATGGTCAAGATGCCTCGCTGTGAGAAAGCCCGCAACCATATATAAGCCAAGGACGTTTGATTGAAGTCTGAAACGATAATTATTCGCGCTCGCATCTTTTTACGAATTAACAAACCGAGGAGGAAAGTATTTTGAGCGAGAGACATAACGGCTCGATATTGACTGCGCATTTCAAGCTAATTAATTCGTGAAACAGTTAAGTCTACCACTTTCGCACATACGATTTTCGAGAAGAGTGAACAAGACTTACTGGTATGGCTGTTTGAACACACGATTATGATGCAGGATGTTTTGTAATAATTGTGAACGTCCTTAATTAAGAGAACATATTTGTTAGCGTCATTTATATCCACCGAGAACGCTGAAACGGACAGAAGCAGCAGTATGATGATCGCGTAACGAGTCATTCGTGTCATCTCGCAACAAACAACACCTGGTTAATCCGTTGAATTACCACGGGTCAGCGATAAAATCCCTTTTAATGACAGTTAAGATACGCGGTCACTTCGTTAATGTTATCCAATGAATCTGCTTTAACATCGATATTTACTCTTATTCTCATCAACGTGTTTGCGAATTTTAACAACAACAAACTCGATCATATCCTTCTCCTTTTTGCGATTCCCGGCCGCTTCTGATGGTAACTAACTGAACTAAAAATGTGGAAAAACCGTAATCGCAGGTCATACTGGGATTTATCGAATTTGTAGATCTGAGGATGAGGATAGTATCTCGTTAGGAACGTAATGGCCCACGGTACGCATCAACCGTGCAATCGAACAGATTACGTACAAATTGCAAAGATTAACGTCGATAAGAACATGTATTTATACACGTGCATTATCGgatttatcgtatttttatcgGAATATGCATGAGATGTGATTTAGTAGAGCTTTTATAATGTGACATTTTGTTCGTTTATAGTTATTCTACTGCTTTTATACTATTTCAAGTTAGAAGAAAATCAAATTGAAGAGAACCAAACACACTAAATGCTTACATGTTAAAACTGCATTGAATCTTTGATACGCATATATTGACGAATTTACCTTTCGTTAATTGGGCGATTGAATTATTGAGAATTTTTATACCTATTGCAATACATCTCTGCGATTAATATAACAAGGGCTAGTAAAACACCACCGAAGAAGATTATTAACACAGATGCCACGCTATAAAATCCAACCGGCTGAAATTTGTTCTTGTTCGTGAAGGATACTTCGTTCTTAAACCGGTTCAATAGACCAGTGTTCAGAAGTTTCTGCACACTGAAACATTACGatgaatattttagttacaGAACAGAAAGATACATCAAATTCTCTTATTCACGGCTCGTCGACATTTATAACGTATCTATCGATACCAACTAGTAATTCAGGATCGAGGTGAATTGACTATTTTTCGGAAGGATCAGGGACAAACTATCCACTCGGCCAGAGTCAATGCAGACGATATCGCAAGGAATATGAAAATTCGCTATTCCCTGCATTTTTTTACCATAACCGCTGTAGTACACTAATGTAGGATCGTCGCAGATCTGAAAACGTATAAGGTAGTTGCAGAAATTTCACTCGATGTGTTATCAAATCGTGTCCA
Coding sequences within:
- the LOC105667102 gene encoding LOW QUALITY PROTEIN: glutamate receptor ionotropic, delta-2-like (The sequence of the model RefSeq protein was modified relative to this genomic sequence to represent the inferred CDS: inserted 1 base in 1 codon) gives rise to the protein MTRMTRYAIIILLLLSVSAFSVDINDANKYVLLIKDVHNYYKTSCIIIVCSNSHTNFNQTSLAYIWLRAFSQRGILTMILSFSQLSREARKFQDYLTRPLYVVALATKETMDEFSTATRQIDMSLSVWLLMFLPYRENPMRDICQNPVGNPFNLMFNTEMLVLCYDLPLLTEWYALRDNQTRVFNLATWQTGQGLKLKTTSSLYARRNNTFGQTMRISIVQESPFVEIKNGILSHFFGRLIRELSKSMNFKIEVTSSMLIYGDLNKDDNTWTGVVGEVASDRADFGVAEFSMTNHRLDVVDFTLPLILSRNRIYFKKPDGTYIQWSAYFKTFKADVWSMIIFVIVTAPIFLTLMKTRGRIVMRILADNYIYVWGIYCQQGLSGNCNIEXTKWNILARNLSLSEFPTKFSMRLAFLSIFLSSLIILSAYSASLTSFLTVSTVTLPFSTMEEFANYGSYKLITFRNSADYDMIIAANSSLFEKVKKLIKDKEDLPLTAHDGFLQVCNEKVGFYITEAIKNAISIPCETSFIDADRVDSLALVLQKHGQYTGVVNYYLQQFKDNGVLARLKNTFLVIGDSPEKGNVTVNLHGIAPILSVLAGGAIFSCLVLLLEKIYYNVWRNNCRGIFHCVLWRKFLNRQLVVDSVDKKKRIENLSENILQSQENQRSDIFRNQSSFTQYK